A section of the Clostridium omnivorum genome encodes:
- a CDS encoding class II aldolase/adducin family protein produces the protein MLEELKKKVVEIAQEADRSGLCKHKSGNFSIRDKETGYVVVTPAGIAREKLTYRDICVIDIDANVIEMETGLRPSSEVMMHLEAYKTRPDINSVVHTHSRFATSFAVLKKEIPAVVYEGMSYGGRIPVAPYGRPGTRQLAESVIEPLKLSNAILLESHGVVVVGSDPDDTLLNAHYVEEIAEVYFRALLINGGKEPNVLPQSELQSWAYPSEIKFDKVKRG, from the coding sequence ATGTTAGAAGAATTAAAGAAAAAAGTAGTAGAAATAGCACAGGAAGCAGATAGATCAGGATTATGCAAGCACAAGTCAGGTAATTTTAGTATTAGAGATAAAGAAACTGGATATGTAGTAGTCACACCTGCAGGCATAGCAAGAGAAAAACTAACTTATAGAGATATATGTGTAATAGATATAGATGCAAATGTAATAGAGATGGAAACAGGCCTAAGACCTTCTAGTGAAGTAATGATGCATCTTGAAGCTTATAAAACAAGACCAGATATAAATTCTGTAGTACACACTCACTCAAGATTTGCTACTTCCTTTGCAGTATTAAAAAAGGAAATTCCAGCAGTTGTATATGAAGGAATGTCTTATGGTGGAAGAATCCCAGTAGCTCCGTATGGAAGACCTGGTACAAGACAGCTTGCAGAAAGTGTTATAGAACCATTAAAGCTGTCAAATGCAATATTGCTTGAAAGTCATGGAGTAGTTGTTGTAGGTTCAGATCCAGACGACACACTTTTAAACGCACACTATGTAGAAGAAATCGCTGAAGTATACTTTAGAGCATTACTTATTAACGGAGGAAAAGAGCCTAATGTACTGCCACAGAGCGAGCTTCAAAGCTGGGCTTATCCTTCAGAAATAAAATTTGATAAAGTAAAAAGAGGGTAG
- a CDS encoding dihydroxyacetone kinase subunit DhaK — MKKLINKPEDFARETIEGIIAAHSDSLKMVNDNFRCIVRADEKKPGKVAIATGGGSGHLPTFLGYVGYGLADGVTVGNVFASPSAECMYEVDKAIDNGAGVLHLYGNYGGDIMNFGMAKDMAEMDDIEVEEVLVTDDVASAPKGKEANRRGVAGLFYAYKIAGASAEKMHNLQEVKRLAQKAVDNTRTMGVALTPCIVPEVGKATFSIGENEMEIGMGIHGEPGIKRSELKPVDEVVEVMLNKILEDMTFEKGCSVSILVNGLGATPKEELYIAYKKAHSILEENGIKVYRPYIGEFATSLEMAGMSITLLKLDSELKELLDCNAYSPFFQQFR; from the coding sequence ATGAAGAAATTAATTAATAAACCAGAAGATTTTGCAAGAGAGACTATAGAAGGTATTATAGCAGCACATAGCGACAGCTTAAAAATGGTAAACGATAATTTTAGATGCATAGTAAGAGCTGATGAAAAGAAGCCAGGTAAGGTAGCTATAGCTACAGGGGGTGGCTCAGGCCACCTTCCAACCTTCCTTGGATATGTTGGATATGGATTAGCAGATGGAGTAACTGTAGGAAATGTTTTTGCATCACCAAGCGCAGAATGCATGTATGAAGTAGACAAAGCTATAGATAATGGAGCAGGAGTGCTTCACCTATATGGTAATTACGGTGGAGACATAATGAACTTTGGTATGGCTAAGGATATGGCAGAAATGGATGATATAGAAGTTGAAGAAGTGCTTGTAACAGATGATGTAGCTTCAGCTCCTAAGGGAAAGGAAGCAAATAGAAGAGGAGTCGCTGGTTTATTCTATGCATACAAAATAGCAGGAGCCTCTGCAGAAAAGATGCATAATTTACAAGAAGTAAAAAGACTAGCGCAAAAGGCAGTAGACAATACAAGAACTATGGGTGTTGCTCTTACTCCATGTATTGTTCCAGAAGTAGGAAAGGCTACCTTCTCCATAGGTGAAAATGAAATGGAAATAGGTATGGGAATCCATGGAGAACCTGGAATTAAGAGAAGTGAACTTAAGCCAGTAGATGAAGTTGTAGAAGTTATGCTAAATAAGATACTAGAAGACATGACATTTGAAAAGGGCTGCAGTGTTTCAATATTAGTAAATGGCTTAGGTGCTACACCAAAGGAAGAGCTATATATTGCTTATAAAAAGGCACACAGTATATTAGAGGAAAATGGTATAAAGGTGTATAGACCTTACATTGGAGAATTTGCTACTTCACTTGAAATGGCGGGTATGTCTATAACCTTATTAAAGCTAGATAGTGAATTAAAAGAATTATTAGATTGCAATGCTTACTCACCATTTTTCCAACAATTTAGATAA
- the dhaL gene encoding dihydroxyacetone kinase subunit DhaL, whose protein sequence is MEAIKKPFVKDILGSIVNAMNEAKDYLTELDSAMGDGDLGLTMTNGFGCLYNEFDKIEATDMGNVLMKLGMTMNTNVPSTMGTLISICLIKGAKEAKGKEELTLENLAAVGRAAVKGVMEKGKTNLGDKTMLDALNPAVEALAEASKEGLSLKEAFEKAYKAAEAGVEYTKQLKSVHGRAAYYGEKSLGRPDSGAVAVMHIFKGISMSFK, encoded by the coding sequence ATGGAAGCAATAAAAAAACCATTTGTTAAAGATATATTAGGAAGCATAGTAAATGCAATGAATGAAGCAAAGGATTACCTTACAGAATTAGATTCAGCTATGGGAGACGGTGACTTAGGTTTAACTATGACTAACGGTTTTGGCTGCCTTTACAATGAATTTGATAAAATTGAAGCTACTGATATGGGCAATGTACTAATGAAGCTTGGAATGACTATGAATACAAATGTTCCATCCACTATGGGAACTTTGATATCCATATGCCTTATAAAAGGAGCAAAAGAAGCTAAAGGCAAAGAGGAGTTAACCCTTGAGAATTTAGCAGCTGTAGGTAGAGCAGCAGTAAAAGGAGTAATGGAAAAAGGAAAGACAAATCTAGGGGATAAAACCATGCTGGATGCCTTGAATCCTGCAGTAGAAGCTCTAGCTGAAGCTTCAAAAGAAGGGCTTAGCTTAAAGGAAGCCTTTGAAAAAGCATATAAAGCTGCTGAAGCTGGAGTAGAATATACAAAACAATTAAAGTCAGTGCACGGAAGAGCAGCTTATTATGGAGAAAAATCGCTAGGAAGACCAGACTCTGGAGCTGTAGCTGTAATGCATATATTTAAAGGAATAAGTATGAGTTTTAAATAA
- a CDS encoding trans-sulfuration enzyme family protein, which produces MKVESLLIHGGVDGDKSTGAVNVPIYQTSTYKQPKFGVNTGYEYSRTGNPTREALEKLISDLEGGYAGFAFGSGMAATTAVLSLFNSGDKILIPNNLYGGTFRVIDKVFKNFGISYGIVDTSKLDEVRSAVDDNVKAIFIETPTNPLMDITDIEGVAKIAKENNLYTIVDNTFMTPYLQKPISLGADIVIHSATKYLGGHSDVVSGLVVVNSEQLAERLHFIQNSTGGVLAPFDSFLLIRGIKTLAVRMDRHILNAKIVAEFLSTREEIEKIYYPGFVSHPGHGIQGTQAKGFGGMISFVLKDGYDYKKFLESLELITFGESLGGVESLVCHPASMTHAALPYELRQKVGIVDNLIRLSVGIESTDDIIEDIENALEKIKR; this is translated from the coding sequence ATGAAAGTTGAATCATTACTAATTCATGGAGGAGTTGATGGAGACAAAAGTACTGGTGCTGTAAATGTGCCAATTTATCAAACTTCTACTTACAAGCAGCCTAAATTTGGAGTTAATACAGGCTACGAATATTCAAGAACAGGAAATCCTACAAGAGAAGCTCTTGAAAAGCTTATTTCAGATTTAGAGGGTGGATATGCCGGATTTGCTTTTGGTTCAGGAATGGCTGCAACTACAGCGGTATTGTCACTATTTAATTCGGGTGATAAAATCCTTATTCCAAATAATTTATATGGTGGAACCTTTAGAGTAATAGACAAGGTGTTCAAGAATTTTGGGATAAGCTATGGAATAGTTGATACTTCAAAATTAGATGAAGTAAGAAGTGCAGTAGATGATAATGTAAAGGCCATTTTTATAGAAACTCCTACAAATCCACTGATGGATATAACAGATATTGAAGGAGTTGCAAAAATAGCAAAGGAAAATAATCTTTACACAATAGTTGACAACACTTTTATGACACCATATCTTCAAAAACCAATTTCTCTAGGAGCAGATATAGTTATTCACAGTGCAACAAAGTACCTAGGTGGGCATAGCGATGTAGTTTCAGGGCTTGTAGTTGTAAACAGTGAACAATTAGCTGAGAGACTTCACTTTATACAAAATTCAACAGGAGGAGTACTTGCACCATTTGATTCTTTCCTTTTGATAAGAGGAATAAAGACTTTAGCAGTAAGAATGGACAGGCATATTTTAAATGCTAAAATAGTTGCTGAATTTTTAAGTACTAGAGAGGAAATAGAAAAAATTTATTACCCAGGTTTTGTGAGTCATCCAGGTCATGGGATACAAGGGACACAAGCCAAAGGCTTTGGAGGGATGATATCCTTTGTGTTAAAGGATGGTTATGATTATAAAAAATTCCTTGAAAGTCTTGAACTTATAACCTTTGGAGAAAGCCTTGGGGGAGTAGAATCACTTGTATGCCATCCAGCTTCAATGACTCATGCAGCACTACCTTATGAATTAAGACAAAAGGTTGGCATTGTTGATAATTTAATCAGATTGTCTGTAGGTATAGAAAGTACAGATGACATAATAGAAGATATTGAAAATGCATTAGAAAAAATCAAAAGATAA
- a CDS encoding amino acid ABC transporter substrate-binding protein, with product MKKRNIFISTVLAITLVAGLAGCSTKNNSNTQAASKNLLETVKSQGKILIGTEGTYAPFTFHDKDGKLTGFDVDIAGEVAKRLGVKAEFVETKWDGMFAGLDAKRFDMIVNEVGIRPDRQEKYDFSDPYIASRGVLVVAKDNNSITKFEDLKGKKAAQSLTSNYADIAKKNGAEIVNSEGFNQSIDLLLAKRADATINDSLSYYDLLKQKPDVAVKIAAQQSNASSSGIMFRKDNKELVAAVNKALADMKTDGTYETISKKWFGVDVSK from the coding sequence ATGAAAAAAAGAAACATATTTATCAGTACTGTATTAGCAATAACTTTAGTGGCAGGTTTAGCAGGCTGCTCCACAAAAAACAACTCAAATACACAAGCTGCTTCTAAGAATTTATTAGAAACAGTAAAGAGTCAAGGTAAAATTCTTATAGGCACAGAAGGAACTTATGCACCATTTACTTTTCATGACAAGGATGGAAAGCTAACTGGTTTTGATGTAGATATAGCCGGTGAAGTTGCAAAACGACTAGGAGTTAAAGCTGAGTTTGTTGAAACAAAATGGGATGGAATGTTTGCAGGGCTTGATGCTAAGAGATTTGACATGATTGTAAATGAAGTAGGAATAAGACCAGATAGACAAGAAAAGTATGATTTTTCAGACCCATATATTGCTTCAAGAGGAGTACTTGTTGTTGCTAAGGACAACAATAGCATTACAAAGTTTGAGGATTTAAAAGGCAAGAAGGCTGCACAATCGCTAACAAGTAATTATGCTGATATAGCAAAGAAAAATGGAGCAGAAATAGTAAACTCAGAAGGCTTTAATCAATCCATTGATTTACTTCTTGCAAAAAGAGCAGATGCTACTATAAATGACAGTTTATCTTACTATGACTTATTAAAGCAAAAGCCAGATGTTGCTGTTAAAATAGCAGCACAGCAAAGCAATGCTTCTTCCAGTGGAATAATGTTTAGAAAAGACAATAAGGAATTAGTGGCAGCAGTGAATAAAGCATTAGCAGATATGAAGACAGATGGAACTTATGAAACTATTTCTAAGAAATGGTTTGGAGTTGACGTTTCAAAATAA
- a CDS encoding amino acid ABC transporter permease, with protein MNFDDKTIRLIQIATDSFWPMLKAGLAFTVPVALISFALGLIVGLITALARISKVKPLISIAKFYVWIIRGTPLLVQLFIIFYGLAKVNIILDPLVAAIIGFTINVGAYSSEVIRAAILSIPKGQWEAAASIGMTHTQTLRRVVLPQAARVSIPPLFNSFISLIKDTSLAASITLTEMFQVAQRVTATTYEPLLLYVEVAIIYLMFCTVLSAVQSRVENKLDRFTAR; from the coding sequence ATGAATTTTGATGATAAAACTATAAGACTAATACAAATAGCAACAGATTCATTTTGGCCTATGTTAAAGGCAGGTCTGGCTTTTACTGTTCCAGTAGCACTTATTTCATTTGCACTTGGACTTATTGTTGGACTAATAACTGCGCTAGCCAGAATATCAAAGGTAAAGCCTTTGATTTCAATTGCAAAGTTTTATGTATGGATAATTAGAGGAACTCCTCTTTTGGTGCAGCTATTTATAATTTTCTATGGCCTAGCAAAAGTTAATATTATACTAGATCCACTTGTAGCAGCTATTATTGGTTTTACAATAAATGTAGGAGCATACAGTTCTGAAGTTATAAGAGCAGCAATCTTATCCATACCAAAAGGTCAATGGGAGGCAGCAGCATCAATTGGAATGACTCATACTCAAACCTTAAGGAGAGTTGTTCTGCCTCAGGCTGCTAGAGTTTCAATACCTCCACTTTTTAATTCCTTTATAAGCCTTATAAAGGATACCTCGTTAGCAGCTTCAATAACTTTAACTGAAATGTTTCAAGTGGCACAAAGGGTAACTGCTACTACTTACGAACCTCTTTTACTTTATGTCGAAGTAGCTATTATTTATCTAATGTTCTGTACGGTTTTAAGTGCTGTACAAAGCAGGGTTGAAAATAAGCTTGATAGATTTACAGCTAGATAG
- a CDS encoding amino acid ABC transporter ATP-binding protein: MISIKGLYKSFGDNTILKNIDLEVNKGETTVVIGPSGSGKTTLLRCMNLLETPDSGIIKIGQNELRFDGKSKLKQNDIITLRKNTGMVFQGFHLFPHKTVVENIMEGQVTVLKRSKKEAYEKAMVLLEKVDLSHKKDSYPHELSGGQQQRVAIARAMAMDPEVLLFDEPTSALDPELAAEVTKVMKELSKEGMTMVVVTHKMSFAKEAAHKVIFMDQGLIVEAGTPEQVFENTSNERLKQFLSIID, from the coding sequence GTGATTTCAATTAAAGGCTTATATAAAAGTTTTGGTGATAACACTATTTTAAAGAATATTGATTTAGAAGTTAATAAAGGTGAAACTACTGTGGTTATAGGCCCTTCAGGTTCGGGTAAAACAACTCTTTTAAGATGTATGAATTTACTTGAGACTCCTGACAGCGGAATTATAAAGATAGGACAAAATGAACTACGCTTCGATGGAAAATCAAAATTAAAGCAAAATGATATTATTACGCTAAGAAAGAACACAGGTATGGTGTTTCAAGGCTTTCACCTTTTTCCTCACAAAACTGTTGTGGAAAACATTATGGAAGGTCAGGTAACTGTTTTAAAAAGATCCAAAAAGGAAGCCTATGAAAAAGCCATGGTTTTACTTGAAAAGGTTGATCTGTCACATAAAAAAGATAGTTATCCTCATGAACTTTCAGGAGGCCAGCAGCAGAGAGTTGCTATTGCACGGGCAATGGCAATGGACCCTGAAGTTCTCCTGTTTGATGAACCTACTTCTGCCCTAGATCCAGAATTAGCAGCTGAGGTTACTAAGGTAATGAAGGAGTTATCAAAGGAAGGAATGACCATGGTAGTAGTAACCCATAAAATGAGTTTTGCTAAGGAAGCAGCTCACAAGGTGATTTTTATGGATCAAGGTTTAATTGTTGAAGCTGGTACACCTGAGCAGGTATTTGAGAATACAAGTAATGAACGTTTAAAGCAGTTTTTAAGCATAATAGACTAG
- a CDS encoding class I SAM-dependent methyltransferase: MDELKYLTEYYSNYDEEGRLASKHGQVEFLTTMKYINKYIKKGMRILEVGAGTGRYSLSLAEKGFRVDAIELIQHNIDILKSKIKENCNIDVRQGNAIDLSCYNDETFDITLVLGPLYHLFDENEKKQAISEAIRVTKKGGVVFVSYCMNEATIIGWGFGKGNILDAIQTGIVDKDTYKCLSNPSLLFEMYRKEEIEQLMKEYDVEHLHFVATDLATNYMRGIIDAMDEKMFETYLKYHFSICERSDLVGITHHSLDIFRKK, from the coding sequence ATGGATGAACTTAAATATTTGACAGAGTATTATAGCAATTATGATGAAGAGGGGCGCCTTGCATCTAAACATGGTCAAGTTGAATTTCTTACCACAATGAAGTATATAAATAAGTACATAAAAAAAGGAATGCGTATTTTAGAAGTAGGTGCTGGAACAGGCAGATATTCACTTTCACTTGCTGAAAAAGGATTTCGAGTTGATGCAATTGAACTTATCCAACATAATATTGATATTCTTAAGAGCAAAATTAAGGAAAACTGCAATATAGATGTTAGACAAGGCAATGCCATAGATTTGTCATGTTATAATGATGAAACCTTTGATATTACATTAGTGCTTGGCCCTTTGTACCATCTGTTTGATGAAAATGAAAAAAAGCAAGCCATTAGTGAGGCTATCAGAGTTACAAAAAAAGGTGGAGTAGTATTTGTTTCATATTGTATGAATGAAGCAACAATCATAGGGTGGGGATTTGGAAAAGGCAATATTCTGGACGCTATTCAAACTGGTATTGTTGATAAGGATACATATAAATGTTTATCTAATCCATCTTTACTTTTTGAAATGTATCGCAAAGAAGAAATTGAACAGCTAATGAAAGAATATGATGTTGAACATCTTCATTTTGTCGCAACTGATTTAGCAACAAATTATATGAGGGGTATAATTGATGCAATGGATGAAAAAATGTTTGAAACCTATTTGAAATACCATTTTTCTATATGCGAGCGTTCTGATTTAGTTGGGATAACTCACCACAGCTTAGACATTTTTAGAAAGAAGTGA
- a CDS encoding AraC family transcriptional regulator codes for MNYIANMQHAIDFINTNVNNELNLDDIARQAYMSRSYFSKIFRIITGYSVKEYVTAYRLYLAAQDLLITDKKIIDIAFEYGFNSQQTFTKAFVKAYGKPPGNFRMTKTLLMPLKQLNLYFDGGMNMDTIFNNVQFIQKEEFYVVGIEVKVDYNNSGHKCIRELWDRWIKEKIYEKIPNAVNFPTTMGMTEDTTKEDMAIYRICMEVTNLDNIPEGLIGKVMPKTTYAVFRLTLDKLVSGEFWQYFYKKWLPESGYEQPGALLTQSGWQQTSMAQIEVYSNVTCAKGEEIEIYAPILR; via the coding sequence ATGAACTATATAGCAAATATGCAGCATGCTATCGATTTTATTAACACTAATGTCAATAATGAGCTCAATCTTGATGATATTGCAAGGCAAGCTTATATGTCCAGATCATACTTTTCCAAAATTTTTCGTATTATTACCGGTTATTCAGTGAAGGAGTATGTAACAGCATATAGATTATACCTTGCAGCACAAGATTTATTGATTACGGATAAGAAAATTATAGACATTGCATTTGAATATGGGTTCAATTCGCAGCAGACCTTCACAAAGGCATTTGTAAAAGCTTATGGAAAGCCTCCGGGAAATTTTAGGATGACAAAAACACTACTGATGCCTTTGAAACAGTTAAATTTATATTTTGATGGAGGTATGAATATGGACACCATTTTTAACAATGTACAGTTTATCCAAAAAGAAGAATTCTATGTAGTGGGTATTGAGGTAAAAGTTGACTACAACAATAGCGGCCATAAATGTATAAGGGAATTATGGGACAGATGGATCAAAGAAAAAATATATGAAAAGATACCTAATGCTGTTAATTTTCCTACAACAATGGGCATGACAGAGGATACAACTAAAGAAGATATGGCAATATATCGTATTTGTATGGAGGTTACAAACTTAGATAATATTCCGGAGGGGCTTATTGGAAAGGTCATGCCTAAAACTACTTATGCGGTATTTAGGTTAACCTTGGACAAATTAGTATCAGGCGAATTCTGGCAGTACTTCTATAAAAAGTGGCTTCCTGAAAGTGGATATGAGCAGCCTGGGGCTCTTTTGACACAAAGCGGTTGGCAGCAAACAAGTATGGCACAGATTGAAGTTTATAGCAACGTTACATGTGCAAAAGGTGAAGAAATAGAAATATATGCTCCTATTTTAAGATAA
- a CDS encoding GNAT family N-acetyltransferase, producing MLRPNVDLNLKVAAVAPDGNFASYCGMWYDAEAGYAVIEPVATDPDYRKMGLGKAVVLEGIKRVGELGAKTAIVGSSQQFYYSIGLRPFKTSTIWRKRISL from the coding sequence ATGCTCCGTCCTAATGTGGACTTAAATTTAAAGGTAGCCGCTGTTGCTCCAGATGGTAATTTTGCTTCCTATTGTGGTATGTGGTATGATGCTGAGGCTGGTTACGCAGTAATAGAACCTGTAGCAACAGACCCGGATTACAGAAAAATGGGTTTAGGTAAAGCGGTAGTTTTAGAAGGTATTAAACGGGTAGGAGAACTTGGCGCCAAAACTGCTATAGTCGGTTCCTCACAGCAATTCTACTATAGTATTGGTTTGCGTCCATTTAAGACATCAACAATCTGGAGGAAAAGAATATCATTATAA
- a CDS encoding FadR/GntR family transcriptional regulator: MLNPIKNTKIYEKVMEQIKQLVKEGKLNRGDKLPSERDLSDQLQVSRTSVREALRALETLGLVEAKHGEGNFINDNLENSLLEPLSIVFLLLGSKSEEILELRKILEPETAAIAAKKITNAQIIELKKLADELNNTENVEASAFLDKQFHYKIAEASGNLLISTIMFSLSSLIEEYIENSQIHTFNKDLVKVHHEEICRALETHDCTAASEAVKKHLEFTSVKQNQAF, translated from the coding sequence ATGTTAAATCCAATAAAAAACACAAAAATCTATGAAAAAGTAATGGAGCAAATAAAGCAGCTTGTTAAAGAAGGTAAATTAAACAGAGGTGATAAATTACCCTCAGAAAGAGATCTATCAGATCAACTTCAAGTAAGTAGAACCTCTGTTAGGGAGGCATTGAGAGCTTTAGAAACCCTTGGACTTGTTGAAGCTAAGCATGGAGAAGGAAATTTTATCAATGATAACTTAGAAAATTCTCTACTGGAGCCATTATCTATTGTTTTCTTGCTCCTTGGAAGCAAATCCGAAGAAATCTTAGAACTTAGAAAAATACTGGAGCCTGAAACAGCAGCTATAGCAGCAAAAAAAATTACAAATGCACAAATAATTGAACTTAAAAAATTAGCAGACGAATTAAATAATACCGAAAATGTTGAAGCTAGTGCCTTTTTAGATAAGCAATTTCATTATAAAATAGCAGAAGCATCTGGAAACCTTTTGATATCAACAATAATGTTTTCACTATCCTCCTTAATTGAAGAATATATTGAAAACTCTCAAATACACACTTTTAATAAGGATTTAGTTAAGGTTCATCACGAAGAAATCTGCAGAGCTTTAGAAACTCATGACTGCACAGCAGCTTCAGAAGCTGTAAAAAAACATTTAGAATTTACTAGCGTTAAGCAGAACCAAGCTTTTTAA
- a CDS encoding LrgB family protein, translating into MKDIISSPVFGVLVSLIAYEIGVYIKQKLKLSIFNPLLIAIIILIAFLSKFHIKYSDYNNGGQVISFFLAPATIALALPFYKKFTLFKENALPILAGILSGAVAGIACVIGLCKLFKLSDVLTKSLIPKSITTPIGMALSKQLGGLPSITVVAIIVTGIIGSIIGPFLYKLLKINDNVALGIALGSASHAIGTAKAMEIGETEGAMSSITIAISGIITVFLAPVLWNLYLTIFH; encoded by the coding sequence ATGAAAGATATAATTAGTTCTCCCGTTTTTGGTGTATTGGTTTCATTAATTGCTTACGAAATAGGTGTTTATATAAAGCAGAAGCTGAAGCTTTCAATTTTTAATCCATTACTTATAGCGATAATAATATTAATAGCTTTTTTATCCAAATTTCATATTAAATATAGTGACTACAATAACGGTGGGCAAGTTATTTCTTTCTTTTTAGCACCTGCAACCATTGCTCTTGCCTTGCCATTCTACAAAAAGTTTACTCTATTTAAAGAAAATGCACTTCCTATTCTAGCTGGTATTCTAAGCGGCGCTGTAGCTGGAATAGCTTGCGTTATTGGCTTATGCAAGTTATTTAAACTTTCTGATGTACTTACAAAGTCCTTAATACCTAAATCTATAACAACACCTATAGGCATGGCACTATCTAAGCAATTAGGCGGACTTCCTTCAATTACAGTTGTTGCAATTATAGTTACTGGAATAATCGGCTCTATTATTGGACCATTTTTGTATAAGTTATTAAAAATAAATGATAATGTAGCCCTTGGAATTGCTTTAGGCTCAGCCTCCCACGCTATTGGAACAGCAAAAGCCATGGAAATAGGCGAAACTGAAGGAGCTATGAGCAGTATAACTATTGCTATTTCAGGAATCATCACCGTTTTTTTAGCACCAGTGTTATGGAACTTATATCTTACAATATTTCATTAA
- a CDS encoding CidA/LrgA family protein: MKYLRQLMIILMVYFLGIILQSIFNLPIPGTVLGLILLFLALQFRIIKIEMIEDICDILISHMSFLFVPAGVGLITSFEILKGKILPFIVIIIISTAVVWIVTAYVVTFLRKVCSK, encoded by the coding sequence TTGAAATACTTGAGGCAGCTTATGATTATTTTAATGGTGTATTTCTTAGGAATAATACTACAATCCATATTTAATTTACCCATACCTGGAACAGTGCTTGGATTAATTCTACTTTTTCTAGCGCTCCAGTTTCGTATTATTAAAATTGAAATGATAGAAGATATCTGTGATATTCTCATATCTCATATGTCATTTTTGTTTGTTCCTGCAGGGGTAGGACTCATAACCTCCTTTGAAATTTTAAAAGGTAAAATCCTCCCTTTTATAGTCATAATTATTATTTCTACTGCTGTAGTTTGGATTGTAACCGCTTATGTTGTAACATTTTTAAGAAAGGTGTGTTCTAAATGA
- a CDS encoding kinase to dihydroxyacetone kinase, which produces MLEYRFDTQLLIEGENLSEDEINDYITKNFQGDCLLAVGDEELIKIHFHTNKPWEVLEYCASLGDIHDIVIENMERQANGLKG; this is translated from the coding sequence ATGCTAGAATACAGATTTGATACACAGTTATTAATAGAGGGAGAAAATCTTTCAGAAGATGAAATCAATGATTATATAACAAAAAACTTTCAAGGCGATTGCTTACTTGCTGTTGGAGACGAGGAATTGATAAAAATACATTTTCACACAAATAAGCCATGGGAAGTGCTCGAGTATTGTGCTTCATTGGGTGATATCCATGATATTGTTATAGAAAATATGGAACGACAGGCTAATGGTCTTAAAGGTTAA
- a CDS encoding alpha/beta hydrolase, giving the protein MNFKIVGNPNNPKILLIHAMFVSSDSFEALSEYLKEDYFLIIPTLDGHDVNENSIFMSLEDEADKILSYLKQNNIENLDFILGTSLGAIIAFELYKRNEVQINKVFLDGGPFFNFGPFLQTIAFKKFWGICNSIRKDSKNALKKLDSLFPGSGNNMLQVCSHITMLSVRNLAHACYSFSLPKLDEAAQKPIIFLYGTKEPARMCIPRLRRYKYSAIIKKVGYKHCGYLLSNPKDYARMLNEK; this is encoded by the coding sequence GTGAACTTTAAAATTGTTGGCAATCCTAATAATCCTAAAATATTGCTTATACATGCTATGTTTGTATCTTCAGATAGTTTTGAAGCTTTGTCAGAGTATTTAAAAGAAGATTATTTTCTCATAATCCCAACACTTGACGGACATGATGTTAATGAGAATTCTATTTTTATGTCCCTTGAAGATGAAGCAGATAAAATATTATCTTATTTGAAGCAAAATAATATTGAAAATTTAGATTTTATCCTTGGCACATCCTTAGGAGCTATTATTGCTTTTGAGTTATATAAGAGAAATGAAGTGCAGATAAATAAAGTATTTTTGGATGGAGGGCCCTTTTTTAACTTTGGTCCATTTCTGCAGACAATAGCCTTCAAAAAATTCTGGGGTATCTGCAATAGTATACGAAAAGATTCTAAAAATGCCCTTAAAAAATTAGATAGTTTATTTCCGGGTTCAGGCAATAATATGCTTCAAGTATGCAGCCATATTACAATGCTCAGTGTTAGAAACTTAGCTCATGCCTGTTATAGTTTTTCACTACCTAAGTTAGATGAAGCGGCTCAAAAGCCAATTATTTTTCTATATGGAACTAAAGAACCTGCACGAATGTGTATTCCTAGATTAAGAAGATATAAATATAGTGCTATTATTAAAAAAGTAGGATATAAACACTGCGGCTATCTATTATCCAATCCTAAAGATTATGCAAGAATGCTTAATGAAAAATAA